In Lagopus muta isolate bLagMut1 chromosome 6, bLagMut1 primary, whole genome shotgun sequence, one DNA window encodes the following:
- the SYT8 gene encoding synaptotagmin-8 — protein sequence MAKSQRNGWATASPPPASAVVTTTAPPGFLDGFVSHIPLPRWALIVVAVAVAVLLLFLICIIRCCCGKKKPKKKEKVGLLTFNGSTTASLVQPEMEALEQGPEETGRGRLQYSLEYNFRAQELKVGVKQAADLKAMDSGGTSDPYAIVYLTSDMRKKYETKVYRKTLNPVFNESFSFQVPQAEVSEATLVMQIFDFNRFAKHDIIGEVRLPLASVSLQHIIEQWSDLVVASKVEQERLGEICFSLRYVPSAGKLTVLILEAKKLKRMDSHGLSDPFVKVHLILNKKKWKKKKTNVKKNTLSPYFNEAFVFEVPFNQIQNVDVVISVWDYDKVTKNEPIGKLFLGCRATGNQLQHWSDMLSNPRRPLAQWHSLQPPDVVDKALGLKSHLKLPLTTR from the exons ATGGCCAAGTCACAGAGGAACGGCTGGGCTACGGCCTCCCCACCCCCTGCTAGTGCAGTGGTTACcaccacagctccaccaggctTCCTTGATGGCTTTGTCAGCCACATCCCAT TACCCAGATGGGCACTCATTGTTGTGGCAGTGGCAGTGGctgttctcctcctcttcctcatctgCATCAtcaggtgctgctgtggcaaGAAGAAGCccaagaaaaaggagaaagttgGCTTGCTCACCTTCAATGGCTCCACCACAGCTAGCCTT GTGCAACCTGAgatggaggccctggagcagggCCCAGAGGAGACAGGAAGAGGAAGGCTTCAGTATTCTCTGGAGTACAATTTCCGTGCACAGGAG CTGAAAGTTGGTGTGAAGCAGGCAGCTGATCTGAAGGCCATGGACAGTGGTGGCACATCTGATCCCTACGCTATTGTCTACCTGACATCAGATATGAGAAAGAAGTATGAGACCAAAGTTTACCGCAAGACTCTGAACCCTGTCTTCAACGAGAGCTTCTCTTTCCAG gtgCCCCAGGCAGAGGTGTCCGAGGCCACGCTGGTGATGCAGATCTTCGACTTCAACCGCTTTGCCAAGCATGACATCATTGGCGAGGTCCGCCTGCCCCTGGCCAGTGTCAGCTTGCAGCACATCATTGAGCAGTGGAGTGACCTAGTGGTGGCCAGCAAAGTGGAG CAAGAGCGGCTGGGTGAGATCTGCTTCTCACTGCGCTATGTCCCCAGTGCTGGCAAGCTGACAGTGCTCATCCTTGAGGCCAAGAAGCTGAAGCGGATGGACTCTCATGGGCTCTCAG ATCCTTTTGTCAAGGTGCATCTCATCTTGAACAAGAAGaagtggaagaagaagaagacgaatgtgaagaaaaatactttgagCCCTTATTTCAATGAGGCATTTGTCTTTGAGGTGCCTTTCAATCAGATTCAG AATGTGGATGTGGTCATCTCCGTCTGGGACTATGACAAAGTGACCAAGAATGAGCCCATCGGCAAACTCTTCCTGGGCTGTCGGGCCACTGGTaaccagctgcagcactggTCTGACATGCTGTCCAACCCACGGCGTCCCCTCGCCCagtggcacagcctgcagccccctgaTGTGGTGGACAAGGCCCTGGGGTTGAAATCCCACCTCAAGCTGCCTCTGACCACCAGATAG
- the LOC125694954 gene encoding uncharacterized protein LOC125694954, producing the protein MEPSEKQHEDAVAFMLQDKKCPLKKNGVTGWILRNIQKTFQRPTSLQLSSPMAFSQCCTASCPNLIVNEAHEEKHGDLVPVALHHGGTHCSLLPASAEDGCSNNTALRGWWSTLQVQMASCSCALRPSLTSPSPLPCSAGSPSKVKLSSLFSLFSPPSRISEPDYSSLPCAGSKKSSRGSWKKSSHCEEPPGPKSEESAHFPFTGPIIARITDYIYLGNLNAAYSGRALCTNGINSIIDMSSLPSDHSLSIIPCTCGRGGFRHNWSRLRVDIQAFLHGNLHEIRQPCFLVINECIEALMKKGKRVLIHCRDGYSLGPTCVIQYLMVKHSMRLLAAYELVRARYPLKIQECHQDLLVGLEMSLQPGSVNVACLKHSLSRKMAWS; encoded by the exons ATGGAGCCATCAGAGAAGCAGCATGAGGATGCAGTGGCTTTTATGCTGCAGGATAAAAAGTGCCCCCTGAAGAAGAACGGTGTCACGG GCTGGATTCTGAGGAACATCCAGAAGACCTTCCAGAGGCCtacctccctgcagctctcttCTCCCATGGCTTTTTCTCAGTGTTGCACAG CCTCTTGTCCAAACCTGATAGTAAATGAGGCCCATGAAGAGAAGCATGGGGATTTAGTGCCTGTTGCCCTTCATCATGGTGGGACTCACTGCTCCTTATTGCCAGCATCAGCAGAAGATGGCTGCTCCAACAACACAGCACTCCGGGGCTGGTGGAGCACTCTGCAGGTCCAG ATGGCATCCTGTTCCTGTGCCCTCAGACCCAGTCTCACAtctccttctcctctgccttgTTCAGCAGGCTCTCCTTCCAAGGTCAAGCTCTCCAgcctcttctccctcttctcaCCACCATCACGGATCTCTGAGCCTGATTACAGCTCTCTGCCTTGTGCTGGCTCCAAGAAATCTAGCAGAGGGAGCTGGAAGAAGAGCTCTCATTGTGAAGAGCCCCCTGGTCCCAAATCAGAAGAATCTGCACATTTCCCCTTCACAGGACCCATAATTGCTCGGATAACTGACTACATCTACCTGGGGAACCTCAATGCAGCCTACAGTGGCCGGGCGCTGTGCACAAATGGCATCAACAGCATCATTGACATGAGCAGCCTGCCCAGTGACCACAGCCTGAGTATCATCCCCTGCACCTGTGGGAGGGGAGGATTCAGGCACAACTGGTCACGCCTCAGGGTTGACATCCAGGCTTTCCTGCATGGAAATCTTCATGAAATAAGGCAGCCATGCTTCCTGGTCATCAACGAGTGCATCGAAGCCTTGATGAAGAAAGGGAAGCGTGTTCTCATTCACTGCAGGGATGGTTACTCCTTAGGCCCTACCTGTGTCATCCAATACCTGATGGTCAAGCACAGCATGAGGCTGCTAGCAGCCTATGAACTTGTGAGGGCACGGTACCCACTGAAAATCCAAGAGTGCCATCAGGACCTACTGGTGGGTTTGGAGATgtccctgcagcctggcagtgTCAACGTAGCATGCTTGAAGCACTCCCTGTCAAGGAAGATGGCATGGAGCTAA